Genomic segment of Candidatus Eisenbacteria bacterium:
GCGTTGCATCAGACTCGGGTGCTCGCAGGGAGCGGACCACGGCGGTCTAACACGCCGCTGTGATCGCGGAGGTTGACAGCAGCACCCATCTGTGGTGAACTTCCGCTCTGGCAATCAGTTGTGCGGTGCGGAGAGATGGCCGAGTGGTTGAAGGCGGCGGTCTCGAAAACCGCTGTGGGGGTAACTCCACCGGGGGTTCGAATCCCTCTCTCTCCGCCACTCTTCCCCCCTGACTTCGTCAGCCAGAACGTCTTATCAGAGATCACGTTACAGCTTAGGCGGTTGACAATCAGCCCAGATCGCGGAGGGGCTCGTGGTCAAGCACGGAGCGACTCGAGCCGCGGTCTATGCGCTGGCTGGGCCGACCGGCTCGGTTCCCCCCTCACGTTCCGTCGAGAGGACTCTCGCCCTCGACGGCCTGGCCGAAGAATCGAGCATTCCAACTCCAGGAGATGTCTCGTGAGCATGGCCGTCCATCCCTACGAGTGCGTCTCTCGGGTCAGGGATTACGGCATCGGCGTCTTCCACTCCATCTCGAGCATGCTGGGCCTGCCGGACGAGGAGAGCGTACCCGTGTGCTCGTGAGGCTGTACCTCTCCGAGTATGTCTCGAGGTCCGAGGCCAGGAGGCTCCTGGCAGGACTGGAGAAGTTCCGAGAAGTGATCCTCGACATGAACCAGGTGAAGAGGCCGGGGCAGGCGTTCGCTGATGAGGTGTTCCGGGTCTTCCCGTCACAGGATTCGGTTGACGATTCCGCCACAGCCCCGGAGCCGATCGGGACGCCCGCCCTGCCGGGCGCAGGCTGATGCGCAGGGCCCCTCCGGCCGGGCCCTCCCCGCAGACCCGCGCAAATCGCGGTCCACAAGGCCGTTGAGCGCGCCCCCATCTTGCCCCTATACTGGCTTCTTGCGACCACCGCGGAGAGATGTCCGAGTGGTTGAAGGAGCACGCCTGGAGAGCGTGTAGGCGTGATGAACGCCTCCAGGGTTCGAATCCCTGTCTCTCCGCCAGTTTCGCGGGACCGCGGGTTCCGCGGTTCGGGTCGGTGAGTCGGTTCGATCGGTTTGACGATTCTGTGTGGGGATGTAGCTCAGCTGGGAGAGCACCTCGTTCGCAACGAGGGGGTCGACGGTTCGAATCCGTTCATCTCCACAGTTTCTTTTCCGCCCCTGGGTCGGGTCGTGCTAGATGGGGAGTCAGCGGTGCCCTGTAACCCGCAATCCGCTACAGCGGGATTGAACTCCCATCCGAGGCCTCGCCCGGTCGCGTGGTTGCAGGGGCCAAGGGGCGTTGAAGGTCAGGTCCCGCGCGACGCGAGACTGCTGAACCCCGTCAGGACCGGAAGGTAGCAGCGGTAGGCAGACCCTCGCGGGCGCCGCGGAGCCTCCTGGCCCGAGCCTACAGCTCTTGTGGCGCGCGGTCGGAAGGTCGAAGTTGGGTGCACGGCTCGATCCTGGGGCGGCCATTCGGCACAAGGAGGGTGAACGGGTGGGCTATCTGGTCCTGGCTCTGAAATGGCGCCCGCAGACCTTCGATGAAGTCGCCGGGCAGGACGCGATCGGCCAGACCCTGAAGAACGCCATCCGCTCCGGCCGGACCGCGCACGCCTATCTCTTCACCGGTCCCCGAGGCGTCGGCAAGACCTCGATGGCGCGCATCCTCGCGAAGTCGCTGAACTGCGCCGAGGGCCCCACGCCGGATCCCTGCAACCGCTGCGATGCCTGCAAGGAGATCACCGGAGGCCGCAGCCTGGACGTGATGGAGATCGACGGCGCGAGCAACCGCGGGATCGACGACATCCGCGAGCTGCGCGAGAACGTCCGCTACGCCCCCGCCGGCGGGCGGGTGAAGGTCTACATCGTGGACGAAGTCCACATGCTGACCACGGACGCCTTCAACGCCCTATTGAAGACCCTGGAGGAGCCTCCCTCGCACGTTGTCTTTGTCCTGGCGACGACCGAGCCGCTCAAGGTCCCGG
This window contains:
- a CDS encoding DUF4325 domain-containing protein, encoding MRWLGRPARFPPHVPSRGLSPSTAWPKNRAFQLQEMSREHGRPSLRVRLSGQGLRHRRLPLHLEHAGPAGRGERTRVLVRLYLSEYVSRSEARRLLAGLEKFREVILDMNQVKRPGQAFADEVFRVFPSQDSVDDSATAPEPIGTPALPGAG
- the dnaX gene encoding DNA polymerase III subunit gamma/tau, coding for MGYLVLALKWRPQTFDEVAGQDAIGQTLKNAIRSGRTAHAYLFTGPRGVGKTSMARILAKSLNCAEGPTPDPCNRCDACKEITGGRSLDVMEIDGASNRGIDDIRELRENVRYAPAGGRVKVYIVDEVHMLTTDAFNALLKTLEEPPSHVVFVLATTEPLKVPATIISRCQRYDFSRLRLRDTLGRLHTICESEKIEISEDALSLIARRAEGSMRDALTLLDQVVASGRAPLDGKEVTAALGIA